One genomic region from Chthonomonas calidirosea T49 encodes:
- a CDS encoding FmdB family zinc ribbon protein, translating into MPIYEFHCKDCNENFKVLRPANACEEVVCKHCGSQRTVRLLSVTAPTTTNETAGLSAFAGGGG; encoded by the coding sequence ATGCCTATCTACGAGTTTCACTGCAAGGACTGCAACGAAAACTTTAAAGTGTTGCGCCCTGCCAATGCGTGTGAGGAGGTAGTATGCAAACATTGTGGCTCTCAGCGCACCGTTCGCCTGCTCTCGGTGACGGCTCCAACCACGACAAACGAGACGGCAGGGCTTTCGGCGTTCGCCGGCGGCGGAGGGTGA
- a CDS encoding DsbA family protein, giving the protein MQKRDKILLSIGALECLLVLVWLHFKAQTAFPPPKPLPVSATDVFDPKAPVLGNPRAPFTLVEFGDYECPACRYMYAQVERLCRSHADRLRFQFRQFPLTEIHPLAYRAALVAETARLQGRFWQVHALLYQQPLEQTLAKLSQKIDPRAKKLLAEDIAATNRLKLNHTPTFLLCLPDGRVLSLTVPQQAETYL; this is encoded by the coding sequence ATGCAGAAGCGAGATAAGATATTGCTAAGTATCGGCGCTTTAGAGTGCCTGCTGGTGTTGGTCTGGCTGCATTTCAAGGCACAAACGGCGTTTCCGCCGCCCAAGCCTCTTCCGGTTTCAGCGACCGATGTCTTCGATCCAAAAGCTCCAGTACTGGGCAATCCCAGGGCGCCCTTCACGCTGGTGGAGTTCGGCGACTATGAGTGTCCCGCCTGTCGCTATATGTATGCTCAAGTAGAGCGGCTCTGTCGCAGCCATGCGGATAGACTGCGGTTCCAGTTTCGCCAGTTTCCGCTGACGGAGATTCACCCTTTGGCCTATCGGGCTGCCCTTGTGGCCGAGACCGCACGTCTTCAAGGTCGCTTTTGGCAGGTACACGCTCTGCTCTATCAACAGCCTCTCGAGCAGACGCTGGCCAAACTTTCGCAGAAGATAGACCCCAGGGCTAAAAAGCTTTTGGCCGAGGATATCGCAGCGACCAATCGTCTTAAACTAAACCACACTCCCACGTTTCTGCTCTGCTTGCCAGACGGCCGTGTGCTCAGCCTCACCGTGCCCCAACAGGCCGAAACCTACCTCTAA
- a CDS encoding type IV pilin protein has product MKPMQKRARRAFTLVELLVVIAILAVLAAVIYPVYSAARQRAYVATCLANLSQIGKATAI; this is encoded by the coding sequence ATGAAGCCAATGCAGAAGAGAGCGAGGCGCGCGTTCACGTTAGTAGAGCTACTGGTGGTTATCGCCATCCTAGCGGTTCTTGCGGCCGTCATCTATCCGGTCTATTCGGCGGCAAGACAGCGGGCTTACGTGGCCACCTGCCTTGCTAACCTCAGCCAAATTGGCAAAGCCACCGCCATCTAG
- a CDS encoding ABC transporter permease, translating into MPHKAARFAFWWVMRKDLRILFRDRTAVVFIFGLPLIFAFIFGLIYSKAGRQGGAGISLRILAVNNDEGNSSKTFLAALHQMGLQVVPAKSIGQLRNAVLTGEYPAGLVIPSNFTTLLKGWAEHAVLGQDALSVPLLVYIDPAQTQFESLTKASIEGAVQRTLAPLIQQAVVQKVPPLYRNFAQRMLERQNQQPPVALLVHDRADKKGVAAPSPGDQVMPGLIIYFIFFMANSVAVTLIQERQEGTLRRMRCAPISPGQILVGKMLARVVVGAVQVAMLMELGKAFLNFSIGAAFLGQLLIIALCLFAAVGLGLLIAAIGRTQEQIQGLTTLALLVMGFLSGCLIPRELLPHFVQQLSYITPHAWALDAYDDLLLRHLPFSVAAMPMAILAGFGVIFFVFALLRFQYD; encoded by the coding sequence GTGCCCCACAAAGCGGCTCGCTTCGCCTTTTGGTGGGTTATGCGCAAAGATCTGCGCATCCTGTTTCGAGACCGCACGGCCGTGGTCTTTATCTTTGGATTGCCCCTCATTTTTGCATTCATCTTTGGGCTTATCTACTCCAAAGCAGGCCGACAAGGTGGGGCAGGTATCTCTCTTCGGATTTTGGCGGTGAACAACGATGAGGGGAATAGCTCTAAAACTTTTCTCGCCGCCCTTCACCAGATGGGGTTGCAAGTGGTTCCGGCCAAGAGCATCGGTCAACTGAGAAACGCCGTGTTGACCGGCGAATATCCGGCTGGGCTGGTCATCCCCTCCAACTTCACAACGCTGCTGAAGGGGTGGGCCGAGCATGCGGTTCTAGGCCAAGATGCGCTCTCTGTGCCTCTCTTGGTCTATATCGATCCGGCTCAGACTCAGTTCGAATCGTTAACGAAAGCCTCCATCGAAGGCGCTGTTCAGCGCACGTTGGCGCCTCTCATTCAGCAGGCGGTCGTGCAGAAGGTTCCTCCTCTCTATCGCAACTTTGCTCAAAGGATGCTGGAGCGGCAAAACCAGCAACCTCCGGTGGCTTTGTTAGTGCACGACAGGGCAGATAAGAAGGGGGTAGCGGCGCCCAGCCCAGGCGATCAGGTGATGCCGGGGCTCATCATCTACTTCATCTTCTTTATGGCCAACAGTGTGGCCGTAACGCTCATCCAGGAGCGTCAGGAGGGCACGTTGCGCCGCATGCGCTGCGCCCCCATCTCTCCTGGGCAGATTCTTGTGGGCAAAATGCTCGCCCGTGTTGTGGTAGGTGCGGTTCAGGTGGCTATGCTCATGGAGTTGGGCAAGGCGTTTTTGAACTTCTCCATTGGCGCCGCGTTTTTAGGCCAGCTATTGATCATCGCCCTCTGCCTTTTTGCCGCCGTGGGGCTTGGCCTGCTGATCGCGGCGATTGGGCGAACGCAAGAGCAGATTCAAGGCCTTACCACGCTCGCCCTCTTGGTGATGGGGTTTCTCTCGGGCTGCCTTATTCCACGAGAGCTACTGCCGCACTTTGTGCAGCAGCTCAGCTATATTACCCCTCATGCTTGGGCCTTAGATGCCTATGACGATCTCCTTTTACGCCATTTGCCGTTCTCGGTGGCCGCCATGCCCATGGCCATTCTTGCCGGCTTTGGAGTCATCTTCTTCGTCTTTGCCCTCCTGCGCTTCCAATACGATTAA
- a CDS encoding tetratricopeptide repeat protein yields MRLLLQLLLALLLATGSMPFLLRRLTYKRLHTGQLQKALNLARWFYAVSPFSARLRAEAASLIARIYQYLRMFDRAAPYVDEAYAYYERANPKPSFLSEVPSIKILQLFRENQYEEAVALAEREFELHPHLSESLTMLTGASQVYIAVGNFAKAEELLDKVIALGRTPLASLCIGGLVPAYRYALMTKSLCRYFQHDLIQSTMLAHEAWESLREESPRPEPAILRAKAQILRCLACRRLFDATYAFEQEMHKKLSLLNGYSRAFVLRALALKALLRGEFDRARSLAEHSIILNLDPDDYADALLIQAGVFAARANYARTVSLCHQILDQRANNPFYKEQAEKLLRLVAEAEMEGRSDPILPDTWCFPEWLPRKRTVGAADVCSRKEE; encoded by the coding sequence ATGAGGCTTCTGCTTCAGCTGTTACTTGCGTTGTTGCTGGCAACAGGCAGTATGCCGTTTCTGTTGCGCCGCCTGACCTACAAGCGACTTCACACCGGTCAGCTCCAAAAAGCGCTCAACCTGGCACGCTGGTTCTACGCCGTTAGCCCCTTCTCCGCAAGGCTGAGAGCAGAAGCAGCCTCCCTGATCGCGAGAATCTATCAGTATCTTCGTATGTTCGACCGGGCTGCACCCTATGTGGACGAAGCGTACGCTTACTACGAACGTGCGAACCCTAAACCCTCGTTTCTCTCTGAAGTGCCGTCCATAAAGATCCTGCAGCTGTTCAGGGAGAACCAGTATGAGGAAGCTGTTGCCCTCGCTGAGCGAGAGTTCGAGTTGCATCCCCATCTTAGCGAAAGCCTTACCATGCTGACAGGAGCCTCCCAAGTTTACATTGCGGTCGGCAACTTTGCCAAAGCCGAGGAACTCCTCGATAAGGTTATCGCGCTGGGGCGAACCCCCCTCGCATCTCTCTGCATCGGCGGCCTGGTGCCCGCCTACCGCTATGCGCTGATGACGAAAAGTTTGTGTCGGTATTTTCAGCACGATCTGATCCAATCTACGATGCTTGCTCATGAAGCGTGGGAGAGTTTGCGCGAGGAATCTCCCCGCCCCGAACCCGCCATCCTGCGCGCTAAAGCGCAGATACTTCGCTGTTTAGCCTGCCGTCGCCTCTTTGATGCTACCTATGCCTTCGAACAAGAGATGCATAAGAAGCTAAGCCTTCTCAATGGGTACTCTCGTGCCTTTGTTTTACGTGCGCTCGCCCTAAAAGCGCTGCTCCGAGGGGAGTTTGATCGCGCCCGCAGCCTGGCAGAGCACTCCATCATCCTTAACTTAGATCCGGACGACTACGCCGATGCCCTGCTGATTCAAGCCGGAGTCTTCGCCGCACGAGCTAACTATGCTCGCACCGTCTCGCTGTGCCATCAGATCCTCGACCAGCGGGCGAACAACCCCTTCTACAAAGAACAGGCTGAGAAACTGCTGCGCCTTGTCGCCGAAGCTGAGATGGAAGGCCGCTCCGACCCCATTTTGCCCGACACCTGGTGCTTCCCTGAATGGCTCCCCAGGAAACGCACAGTCGGCGCAGCCGACGTATGCAGTCGGAAAGAAGAGTAG
- a CDS encoding glycosyltransferase, producing MLPVAYQALVALLLLAFWGLSRRNLRDYAKPSVAASPTPTDLYILLPARNEASQIAACLDGLLAQCWPHFTICVLDDGSEDDTAAIVSAYAQRDSRVKLLVGRPLPSGWAGKVWACHQLSQHALAHGAQWLLFLDADTRAAPEFVGALLSYAQQNRAGMVSTFPHQEIGSFWELVAMPMLHFLVLTFLPIRAIWENPRPQFVAACGQVELFSAEAYRACGGHAAIPYSFHDGLQLARRVKAAGYTVRLCDASHLISCRMYRGGRALWSGFTRNAYEGLGSFSALLIFTGLQLSLFLLPFLFLLDAAVQATTQRFFPVWGALVCLQVGLILSLRWMQAARFGHRRAVWLHPLSLLLLVAVQWASWWRHVRRQPIRWRGREYTT from the coding sequence GTGCTGCCCGTGGCCTATCAGGCTTTGGTCGCCCTTCTGTTGCTCGCGTTCTGGGGGCTTAGTCGGCGCAACTTAAGGGACTATGCAAAACCCTCTGTCGCTGCCTCTCCGACCCCCACCGATCTCTACATCCTGCTGCCTGCACGCAACGAAGCTAGCCAGATAGCGGCGTGCCTTGACGGGCTGCTCGCCCAATGTTGGCCGCACTTCACGATCTGCGTGCTCGACGACGGCTCGGAGGACGATACGGCAGCCATCGTAAGCGCCTATGCCCAACGCGACTCTCGCGTGAAACTGCTGGTTGGCCGACCGCTGCCCAGCGGTTGGGCTGGCAAGGTGTGGGCTTGTCACCAACTTTCGCAACACGCTCTAGCCCATGGGGCACAGTGGCTGCTCTTTCTCGATGCGGATACGCGCGCCGCTCCAGAGTTTGTGGGCGCCCTCCTCAGCTATGCGCAACAGAATCGGGCGGGCATGGTCTCCACCTTTCCTCATCAAGAGATCGGTTCGTTTTGGGAGCTGGTCGCCATGCCTATGCTCCATTTTCTTGTGCTCACTTTCTTGCCCATTCGCGCGATTTGGGAAAACCCACGCCCCCAATTTGTTGCCGCCTGCGGGCAGGTAGAGCTGTTTTCGGCGGAGGCCTACCGTGCCTGTGGCGGGCACGCTGCCATTCCTTACTCGTTTCACGATGGTCTGCAGTTGGCGCGGCGCGTGAAGGCGGCCGGATACACCGTTCGTCTTTGCGATGCAAGCCATCTCATCTCTTGCCGAATGTACCGGGGTGGTCGCGCTCTGTGGAGTGGGTTCACCCGCAACGCCTACGAAGGCCTAGGCAGCTTTTCCGCTTTGCTGATCTTCACGGGTTTGCAACTGAGCCTCTTCTTGCTGCCATTTCTCTTTCTTCTCGACGCTGCCGTGCAGGCAACAACGCAACGCTTTTTCCCGGTGTGGGGCGCGTTGGTCTGTCTGCAAGTGGGGTTGATTCTCTCGCTGCGGTGGATGCAGGCCGCTCGGTTTGGCCATAGAAGAGCAGTTTGGCTACACCCGCTCTCCCTACTACTGCTGGTTGCGGTGCAGTGGGCCTCGTGGTGGCGCCATGTGCGCCGCCAACCCATCCGCTGGCGAGGAAGGGAGTACACAACTTAG
- a CDS encoding glycoside hydrolase family 78 protein, producing MIIENLRCEYLSNPLGIDVLQPRLSWELREERRGARQTAYAIRVATSRETLLAGEADLWESGKVESEHTFHIPYEGKPLRSMQRAWWSVRVWDEQGQPSEWAEPAWWEMGLLTPDDWKAEWIGAPIVGGRRAGVPCPYLRKEFTIGRSIRQARLYITALGLYDASINGQPVGDVVLAPGWTEYRKRVEYFVYDVTQQLHVGTNAIGVILGDGWFCGHVAWWGRQIYGEAPRLLAQLVILYENGETQYIPTDSTWQFSTGPLLEADLLMGETYNARLEMPGWNCPGFAAEGWKPVQVFAPWPAPLCARIGPPVRRKEELSPIEEPRQVSNWPMPAWIFDLGQNMVGRVRLKVKGDPGTTIRLRYGEMLKPDGSLYTENLRTAKQTDTYVLRGGDEEIYEPLFTFHGFRYVEVTGLTEKPSKDLITGIVLHTDMPLTGTFSCSEPLLNQLQHNIVWGHKGNSVDIPTDCPQRDERLGWTGDAQVFVRTGAFVHDIESFFARWLQTVEDSQNEEGAIPPVCPNPCPAMVGTDGGPAWADAIIICPWTLYLCYGDKRILEGRYASMARFMAYLEKTAINGIRCHPEYSGFRGFGDWLSTNAETPLDLIGTAFYAYDASLMAEIAKVLGKEEDEKRYRQLYETIRSAFQRRFLTPDGLLVSGTQTACVLALEFDLVPESVRAAVAKALVHDIRARGYHLSTGFVGTPYLLHVLTREGYLDVAYRLLLQRTWPSWLYPVTKGATTVWERWDSWTEEKGFQDPAMNSFNHYAYGAVGAWLYQVVAGIDLDPKSPGYRHIRLAPRPGGGLTHAEASLRTVCGLVRSAWRIEDGRLLWEVEVPTNTTATAILPVQSDADVLEADRPLSESLGVKLLEMTSDGVVLHLDSGQYRFLAPWSSTEPTRSPVDK from the coding sequence TCATAGAAAACTTGCGATGTGAATATCTTTCAAACCCGTTGGGGATTGATGTGCTGCAGCCACGCCTTAGTTGGGAGCTTCGTGAGGAACGACGCGGGGCGCGCCAAACCGCCTATGCCATTCGTGTTGCTACCTCCCGCGAAACACTTCTTGCCGGCGAGGCCGACCTGTGGGAGAGCGGCAAAGTCGAGTCAGAGCATACGTTTCACATTCCCTATGAGGGAAAGCCTCTGCGCTCCATGCAACGCGCCTGGTGGAGCGTACGTGTGTGGGATGAGCAAGGACAACCCTCTGAGTGGGCAGAGCCGGCCTGGTGGGAGATGGGGCTTTTAACGCCAGATGACTGGAAGGCTGAGTGGATTGGTGCCCCCATCGTAGGAGGACGTCGCGCCGGTGTGCCCTGCCCCTATCTCCGCAAGGAGTTCACCATCGGACGCTCCATTCGGCAGGCGCGTCTTTACATTACGGCCCTTGGTCTCTATGATGCCAGCATCAACGGCCAACCTGTGGGTGATGTCGTCCTCGCTCCAGGATGGACAGAGTATAGGAAGCGCGTGGAGTATTTTGTGTACGATGTAACTCAGCAACTCCACGTCGGCACCAACGCGATAGGGGTTATTCTCGGCGATGGGTGGTTCTGTGGGCATGTCGCTTGGTGGGGCCGGCAGATCTATGGGGAGGCACCGCGCCTCTTGGCGCAGCTTGTTATTCTCTATGAGAATGGCGAAACCCAGTATATTCCCACCGATTCCACTTGGCAGTTTTCCACCGGCCCGTTACTAGAAGCTGACCTTCTTATGGGGGAGACGTACAACGCTCGCCTTGAGATGCCCGGCTGGAACTGCCCAGGATTCGCTGCAGAGGGTTGGAAACCGGTGCAGGTCTTTGCGCCGTGGCCGGCTCCGCTTTGCGCGCGCATAGGGCCTCCCGTGCGACGGAAGGAGGAGCTATCGCCCATCGAAGAGCCGCGGCAGGTCTCAAACTGGCCCATGCCCGCCTGGATATTCGATCTAGGGCAAAACATGGTGGGCCGTGTGCGCCTTAAGGTGAAGGGCGATCCTGGCACCACGATTCGACTGCGCTACGGTGAAATGCTTAAGCCAGACGGAAGCCTGTACACCGAAAATCTGCGCACTGCCAAACAGACCGACACCTATGTGCTGCGCGGAGGTGACGAGGAGATTTACGAGCCTCTCTTCACTTTTCATGGCTTTCGTTATGTGGAGGTAACCGGCCTAACGGAAAAGCCGAGCAAAGACCTCATCACGGGCATAGTGCTCCACACTGATATGCCGCTAACGGGTACGTTCTCCTGCTCCGAACCCCTGCTGAACCAACTCCAGCACAACATTGTGTGGGGACATAAGGGCAACTCCGTGGATATCCCTACCGACTGCCCCCAACGCGATGAACGATTGGGTTGGACGGGCGACGCCCAGGTGTTCGTGCGCACCGGTGCCTTTGTTCACGACATCGAAAGCTTTTTCGCGCGCTGGCTGCAAACAGTGGAGGATTCGCAAAATGAAGAGGGGGCCATTCCTCCTGTTTGCCCGAACCCTTGTCCCGCCATGGTGGGCACGGATGGTGGACCAGCGTGGGCCGATGCCATCATCATCTGTCCTTGGACTCTCTATCTCTGCTACGGCGATAAGCGGATATTAGAAGGCCGCTACGCCAGTATGGCGCGTTTCATGGCCTACTTGGAGAAGACTGCCATCAATGGCATTCGCTGCCACCCAGAGTATAGTGGCTTTCGGGGCTTTGGTGATTGGCTCTCCACAAATGCTGAGACCCCCTTAGACCTTATCGGCACCGCTTTCTACGCGTACGATGCCTCCCTCATGGCCGAGATCGCTAAAGTGCTGGGAAAGGAGGAGGATGAGAAACGCTATCGGCAGCTGTACGAAACGATTCGGAGCGCCTTTCAGAGGCGTTTTCTTACGCCTGATGGGCTTTTGGTAAGCGGTACACAGACGGCCTGTGTCCTCGCTTTGGAGTTCGATCTCGTTCCTGAATCCGTAAGGGCTGCCGTCGCGAAAGCGCTCGTTCACGATATTCGTGCGCGTGGTTATCATCTTTCTACCGGCTTTGTCGGCACTCCCTATCTTCTCCATGTGCTGACGCGGGAGGGCTATCTCGATGTGGCCTATAGGTTGCTGCTACAGCGCACCTGGCCTTCTTGGCTCTACCCGGTGACGAAAGGAGCGACCACGGTATGGGAGCGTTGGGATAGTTGGACGGAGGAGAAAGGGTTTCAAGACCCTGCCATGAACTCATTTAACCACTATGCCTACGGCGCCGTAGGGGCGTGGCTGTATCAGGTTGTGGCCGGAATCGATCTCGACCCAAAATCACCGGGCTATCGTCATATTCGGTTGGCGCCGAGGCCGGGAGGTGGGCTTACCCATGCCGAAGCCTCTCTTAGGACGGTGTGTGGTTTGGTTCGTAGCGCCTGGCGTATCGAAGACGGACGGTTGCTATGGGAGGTGGAGGTTCCCACGAACACCACGGCGACAGCGATTCTCCCGGTCCAATCCGATGCCGATGTGTTGGAAGCCGATAGGCCTCTCTCGGAAAGTCTGGGGGTGAAGCTGCTGGAGATGACATCGGATGGCGTCGTCCTCCATCTCGATTCGGGCCAATACCGTTTTCTTGCACCGTGGAGTTCGACCGAACCAACCCGATCTCCCGTGGACAAATAA
- the metG gene encoding methionine--tRNA ligase: MTVSAKTTYYVTTPIYYVNGQPHIGTALTTVACDAIARYQRLCGQPAFLLTGTDENGTKIQEAAEKAHVDTLLFVDRLSAAFQKSWRELHIAADGFIRTTEPRHLRAVQEFFRRLRERGYVYKDIYEGWYSVSDETFYRDSDVENGIAKETGKPVIRVKEENYFFRLSAFADKLLEHIHAHPEFLLPDFRRNEVIRFIEEGLRDICITRANRGWGIPFPEDESKVIYVWFDALISYLSGIGWPDDPVWQTRWPADLHFMGKEIFVRFHATLWPAMLMAVGLPLPKQVYAHGFWTIPGLKPGEKAGKSTGGLPHPTSFSRFLAERAGIDFDLAADAQRYLLCREMNFGLDTEFSVESFLRRFNTDLANDLGNLLNRTLNMVNRYTGGVLKNVELDPEIGALAEAVRDDYHRAMAEFRLNGALEAVFRLVGRMNKYLDEKAPWSLAKAAESGDAAAAAQLRTVLGTCLEATRFSALLLSPFMPVASERLLDQMGLASVSASGSQALNWGAAGNTWQVKTPQPLFPRMQNLNLSEKDIQTLMTPPEDAETQARPVGAPVPPEEIAPATSNISIEEFQRVQLVVGEVLAAEPVPNTTKLLRLTVLLSEKDVRTILAGIAEFYKPEELVGRQVVIVANLQPRRMRGIESQGMLLAADVEGRAVLLQPDQPVPNGTRVR, encoded by the coding sequence ATGACGGTTTCTGCGAAAACAACCTACTACGTGACAACGCCCATCTACTATGTGAACGGCCAACCGCATATCGGCACAGCGCTAACAACGGTGGCCTGCGATGCCATTGCGCGTTACCAAAGGCTGTGCGGTCAGCCGGCCTTCCTCTTAACAGGAACCGACGAGAACGGCACTAAAATTCAAGAGGCCGCCGAAAAGGCTCACGTGGATACCCTGCTTTTTGTAGACCGGCTCTCGGCAGCCTTCCAAAAAAGCTGGCGCGAGCTGCATATCGCCGCCGATGGCTTTATTCGCACCACCGAACCGCGGCACCTCCGCGCTGTGCAGGAGTTCTTTCGACGGCTGCGCGAGCGGGGCTATGTCTACAAAGATATCTATGAGGGGTGGTACAGCGTTAGTGATGAAACCTTCTATCGTGATAGCGATGTGGAAAACGGCATCGCTAAAGAGACCGGTAAGCCGGTGATACGAGTAAAAGAGGAGAACTACTTTTTTCGCCTCTCCGCATTTGCCGACAAGCTTTTAGAGCATATCCACGCTCACCCCGAATTCTTGCTGCCGGACTTTCGCCGCAACGAGGTGATCCGCTTTATCGAGGAGGGCCTGCGCGATATCTGCATTACGCGCGCCAATCGAGGTTGGGGCATCCCCTTCCCCGAGGATGAAAGCAAGGTCATCTACGTCTGGTTCGACGCCCTTATCAGCTACCTTTCGGGTATCGGTTGGCCGGATGATCCTGTCTGGCAAACCCGCTGGCCGGCGGATCTGCACTTCATGGGCAAGGAGATTTTCGTGCGGTTTCACGCCACCCTCTGGCCTGCCATGCTGATGGCCGTAGGTCTTCCTCTGCCCAAACAGGTCTATGCGCACGGCTTCTGGACCATTCCAGGGCTGAAGCCCGGAGAAAAGGCGGGAAAATCCACCGGAGGGCTTCCGCACCCCACATCGTTCAGCCGCTTTTTGGCGGAGCGTGCCGGCATAGACTTTGACCTAGCTGCGGATGCACAGCGCTACCTGCTTTGTCGCGAGATGAACTTTGGACTTGACACCGAGTTCAGTGTGGAAAGCTTTTTGCGTCGCTTCAACACCGATCTCGCCAACGACCTGGGCAATCTGCTGAATCGCACCTTAAATATGGTGAATCGCTATACCGGTGGTGTTCTGAAGAATGTGGAGCTCGACCCGGAGATCGGCGCGCTTGCCGAAGCGGTACGCGATGATTATCATAGGGCGATGGCCGAGTTTCGGCTTAATGGGGCGCTTGAAGCCGTGTTTCGCCTGGTGGGGCGTATGAACAAATACCTGGATGAGAAAGCACCTTGGTCGCTTGCAAAGGCCGCCGAATCGGGCGATGCGGCTGCAGCCGCTCAGCTGCGCACGGTGCTGGGTACCTGCCTGGAAGCCACTCGTTTTAGCGCGCTGCTCCTCTCTCCTTTCATGCCCGTCGCATCGGAGCGGCTGCTGGATCAGATGGGTCTTGCTTCGGTGTCGGCCTCTGGCTCTCAGGCGCTGAACTGGGGGGCCGCAGGCAACACCTGGCAGGTAAAGACGCCTCAGCCGCTCTTCCCTCGCATGCAAAATCTTAATCTTTCCGAAAAGGATATCCAAACGCTTATGACACCTCCCGAAGATGCCGAGACCCAAGCGCGGCCGGTGGGCGCGCCCGTCCCTCCCGAAGAGATCGCACCTGCTACCTCCAATATCTCCATCGAAGAGTTTCAGCGGGTGCAGCTGGTGGTGGGCGAGGTGCTGGCCGCCGAGCCGGTTCCCAACACCACCAAACTCCTGCGCCTTACCGTTCTGCTCTCCGAAAAGGATGTGCGCACCATTCTGGCTGGCATCGCAGAGTTCTATAAGCCAGAGGAGCTTGTAGGACGCCAAGTGGTGATCGTGGCCAACCTGCAGCCGCGGCGCATGCGCGGCATCGAGTCGCAAGGCATGCTGCTGGCGGCCGATGTGGAGGGACGGGCTGTGCTGCTTCAGCCCGATCAACCCGTTCCTAACGGCACGCGGGTGCGCTAG
- a CDS encoding PSP1 domain-containing protein codes for MPLCVGVAFKRVAKSYWFEANGIELKEGDQVIVETSRGLALGVVRIGPQDVPEDDLQAPLQRVLRRAEAADLQRERELRQKAQADLALFKEGIQRHELPMKALYAEYTFDGEQLTFYFSSETRVDFRDLVRDLVARLKVRVMLYQVGARDETKMLGGIGPCGRTLCCATFLTEFASISMKMAKDQSLFLNPVKFSGICGKLMCCLRYEHETYVEAREHLPPIGQLVMSPRGQGKVVELNLLKETAIVQLLESGAEMEFPATELRIEKTTRCSECRGCQLERMREELAEENLSEE; via the coding sequence ATGCCCCTTTGTGTTGGTGTGGCTTTTAAGCGAGTGGCAAAATCCTATTGGTTCGAGGCCAACGGCATCGAGCTCAAAGAGGGCGATCAGGTGATCGTCGAGACGTCGCGAGGGCTGGCGCTAGGCGTTGTGCGCATCGGCCCTCAAGATGTACCGGAAGATGATCTGCAGGCGCCGTTGCAGCGTGTTCTACGCCGTGCCGAAGCGGCCGATCTGCAGCGGGAGCGCGAGCTACGTCAGAAGGCACAAGCGGATCTCGCCCTGTTTAAGGAGGGAATTCAACGGCACGAGCTCCCCATGAAGGCGCTGTATGCGGAGTACACTTTCGATGGGGAGCAGCTTACCTTCTACTTTTCCTCAGAAACCCGGGTAGATTTTCGGGACCTGGTGCGCGACCTTGTGGCTCGTCTTAAAGTTCGTGTGATGCTCTATCAGGTGGGTGCGCGCGATGAGACGAAGATGCTGGGGGGCATCGGCCCTTGTGGGAGAACGCTCTGCTGTGCCACGTTTCTCACCGAGTTCGCCTCCATCTCCATGAAGATGGCGAAAGACCAAAGTCTGTTTCTCAATCCGGTTAAGTTTTCCGGCATATGCGGTAAACTGATGTGCTGCTTGCGCTATGAGCATGAGACCTATGTGGAGGCGCGCGAGCATCTGCCGCCTATCGGGCAGCTGGTGATGTCGCCACGCGGCCAGGGCAAGGTGGTGGAGCTGAACCTCTTAAAAGAGACGGCTATCGTGCAGCTGTTAGAGAGTGGGGCAGAAATGGAGTTCCCTGCCACAGAGCTGCGTATAGAAAAAACGACTCGGTGCTCCGAGTGTCGCGGTTGCCAGCTCGAGCGCATGCGAGAGGAGCTAGCCGAGGAGAACCTATCGGAAGAGTAA